A single Cannabis sativa cultivar Pink pepper isolate KNU-18-1 chromosome 7, ASM2916894v1, whole genome shotgun sequence DNA region contains:
- the LOC115697439 gene encoding uncharacterized protein LOC115697439, with protein sequence MLFNSLSQLVPPMQLLNLRFRFRSPPPPFHLFSRPLKPSSFSSVAATATLSQTLQSETLELLEWGSLCKQLSVFTSTSMGFSTAQNARIPFGRSREESQKLLDQTVAATKVVEVMGSKPSDFSAIEDVSEILNSASSGELLTIKEICEIRRTLMAARALYEKLDELASIDDCNERYLPLLELLQNCNLHVELVRKIGFCIECNLSIILDRASDDLEIIRSERKRNMEKLEALLKEVSSKIFQAGGIDSPLVTKRRSRMCVGVRASHRHLVPGAVVLDASSSGATYFVEPGDIVDLNNMEVKLSSAEKAEEIAILSMLTSEIANSTRDIEYLLDKVLEIDLAFARAGHALWINGVCPTFSEFSKDIDDSVSVDIDQIQHPLLLESMRKQSSLDVVFDTPVPIDVKVGYGTRVVVISGPNTGGKTASMKTLGLASLMSKAGMFLPAKNHPKLPWFNLVLADIGDHQSLEQNLSTFSGHISRIRNILEVTSEESLVLLDEIGGGTDPSEGLALSASILQYLKDRVKLAVVTTHFADLSRLKEKDDRFENAAMEFSLETLRPTYQILWGSSGDSNALNIAKTIGFDQRVIENARKWMEKLVPEQQQKRKGLLYQSLIGERGRLEAQAKRAASLHSKVIQIYSEIQDEAEDLDRREKALMVKETLQVQKDVETAKSQMETVLQEFENQLRTASPDQFNNLIKKSESSISSILQVHCPSYGEDKENTDFYTPEVGEQVYLTGLRDNIGTVVEAPVDDETILVQYGKIKVRVKKSDIRAMPNRNKKATTSSTPRVKKQLQQSREFQTPSDNSKEGEVSYGAAVQTSKNTVDLRGMRVEEASFHLDMEISAREPGSVLFIIHGMGTGAIKENAIEILRNHPRVVDYEQESSMNYGCTIAYIN encoded by the exons ATGCTCTTCAACTCACTGAGTCAACTCGTTCCTCCGATGCAACTCCTTAACCTCCGATTCCGATTCCGATCACCACCACCTCCATTTCACCTCTTCTCCAGACCCCTCAAACCTTCCTCGTTCTCCTCCGTTGCTGCCACCGCCACTCTCTCACAGACTCTCCAATCGGAAACCCTAGAGCTTCTCGAATGGGGATCGCTCTGCAAACAGCTCTCGGTGTTTACATCGACATCAATGGGCTTCTCAACCGCACAGAACGCCAGAATTCCCTTTGGCCGGTCTCGGGAGGAGAGCCAGAAGCTTCTGGATCAAACCGTGGCCGCTACCAAGGTCGTGGAGGTTATGGGTTCTAAACCGTCTGATTTCTCGGCGATTGAGGATGTTTCCGAGATTTTGAATTCGGCAAGTTCTGGAGAATTGCTTACGATTAAGGAGATTTGTGAGATTAGGAGGACGCTTATGGCTGCTAGGGCTTTGTATGAGAAATTGGATGAATTGGCTTCGATTGATGATTGCAATGAGAG GTACTTGCCTCTTCTTGAACTGCTCCAGAATTGCAATTTACATGTGGAGTTGGTTAGAAAGATAGGATTTTGTATAGAATGCAATCTTTCGATCATACTTGATAGAGCTAGTGATGATTTAGAGATTATTAGatcagagagaaagagaaacatGGAAAAGTTAGAAGCTTTGTTAAAGGAAGTGTCATCTAAGATTTTTCAGGCTGGTGGCATTGACAGTCCATTAGTTACAAAACGTCGGAGTAGGATGTGTGTCGGGGTTAGGGCTTCCCATAGGCATTTGGTTCCAGGTGCTGTAGTTCTAGATGCTAGTAGTTCTGGTGCAACATATTTTGTGGAGCCTGGGGATATAGTCGACTTGAATAACATGGAGGTGAAGCTTTCGAGTGCTGAGAAAGCTGAGGAGATAGCCATCTTGAGTATGCTAACATCCGAGATAGCAAACTCGACAAGAGACATCGAGTATCTTTTGGATAAGGTTTTAGAAATTGATCTTGCTTTTGCTAGAGCCGGTCATGCTCTGTGGATCAATGGGGTATGCCCTACTTTTTCAGAATTTAGTAAGGACATAGATGATTCTGTTTCTGTGGATATTGATCAAATACAACATCCGTTGCTCCTCGAGTCTATGAGGAAACAAAGTTCTTTAGATGTTGTATTTGATACTCCTGTACCGATAGATGTCAAAGTCGGATATGGCACCAGAGTGGTTGTGATTTCGGGGCCAAATACTGGAGGGAAAACTGCTTCAATGAAGACTTTGGGTTTGGCTTCTCTTATGTCAAAAGCTGGAATGTTTCTTCCAGCTAAAAACCATCCGAAGCTTCCATGGTTTAATCTTGTTTTAGCAGATATTGGAGATCACCAG TCTCTAGAACAAAATCTCTCAACTTTTAGTGGACACATATCGCGAATTCGTAACATCTTAGAAGTGACCTCAGAAGAATCACTTGTCCTGTTGGATGAAATCGGAGGTGGAACTGATCCTTCAGAAGGTTTGGCTCTTTCGGCCAGCATTTTGCAGTATCTCAAAGATCGTGTTAAATTAGCTGTTGTGACTACTCATTTTGCGGACTTAAGCCGTCTCAAAGAAAAGGATGACCGGTTTGAGAATGCAGCCATGGAATTTTCCCTGGAAACATTACGACCAACTTATCAGATCCTTTGGGGAAGTAGTGGCGATTCAAATGCATTAAATATTGCTAAAACTATCGGTTTTGATCAACGTGTCATTGAAAATGCCCGTAAATGGATGGAGAAGTTAGTTCCAGAGCAGCAGCAGAAGCGGAAAGGATTGCTGTATCAATCATTGATTGGAGAGAGGGGCCGACTCGAAGCACAGGCTAAAAGAGCTGCATCTCTACATTCGAAAGTCATTCAAATTTATAGCGAG ATCCAAGATGAGGCTGAAGATCTTGATAGGAGGGAAAAAGCTTTGATGGTCAAGGAGACCTTACAGGTTCAAAAAGATgttgaaactgcaaaatcacaaATGGAAACTGTGCTGCAAGAATTCGAAAATCAACTCAGAACAGCCAGTCCTGACCAATTCAATAATCTGATCAAGAAATCAGAATCTTCCATTTCATCTATTCTTCAAGTTCACTGTCCTAGTTATGGTGAGGATAAAGAAAACACCGATTTTTATACACCAGAAGTTGGAGAGCAAGTTTATTTGACAGGACTCAGAGATAACATAGGCACTGTAGTTGAAGCTCCAGTTGATGATGAAACAATCCTAGTTCAATATGGTAAAATTAAGGTTCGGGTAAAGAAAAGTGACATTAGAGCTATGCCTAATCGTAACAAGAAAGCCACTACCAGTTCCACCCCACGAGTAAAGAAGCAG CTTCAACAGAGCAGAGAATTCCAAACTCCAAGTGATAACAGCAAAGAAGGAGAGGTTTCTTATGGTGCAGCAGTGCAGACATCAAAGAACACAGTTGATCTACGTGGCATGCGGGTAGAGGAAGCTTCTTTCCATTTGGATATGGAAATCTCAGCTCGAGAACCAGGTTCTGTTCTCTTTATCATACATGGTATGGGCACCGGAGCTATCAAGGAGAATGCCATTGAGATTTTAAGAAACCATCCTCGAGTTGTTGATTATGAACAGGAAAGCTCCATGAACTATGGCTGTACAATTGCATACATAAATTAA
- the LOC115697440 gene encoding stem-specific protein TSJT1, which translates to MLAVFEKSISNPPEELSLPSLGLENSMNREEILQTFRSSSTEVTVYNLTNGNFMALSHDDTSYSHPRSIVVLDDVFCIFIGTLVNTSDLRRHYGLPRQATEAIVVVEAYKVLRDRAPYPIDQVIKDLQGNFAFVLFDANSGTLFISRDRNGSVELHWGLAGDGSLVFSNHSNIIKEACSKSYGPFPPGCIFRNGSGLLSFDHPLNKVRAITHKDDDFENICGVSFQVDLYTRIPSIPRSGSASNWADQESPPPHDHHDHDDQIELDFIS; encoded by the exons atgttagctgtttttgaaaaatcaatctctaaccCACCTGAAGAGCTGAGCTTGCCTTCATTGGGTTTAGAGAACTCCATGAACAGAGAAGAGATCTTGCAGACTTTTCGGTCATCTTCAACAGAGGTCACCGTTTACAATCTTACAAATGGGAATTTCATGGCTTTGTCTCATGATGACACTAGCTATTCTCACCCAAG GTCTATCGTTGTTTTGGACGATGTATTTTGCATTTTCATTGGAACTTTGGTGAACACTTCAGATCTCAGACGCCATTATGGGCTCCCGAGACAAGCAACAGAAGCCATAGTTGTGGTTGAAGCTTATAAGGTCTTGAGAGACAGAGCTCCATACCCGATTGATCAAGTCATCAAAGATCTCCAAGGAAACTTTGCTTTCGTTCTCTTTGATGCAAATTCCGGTACCCTTTTCATATCCAGG GATCGTAATGGAAGTGTTGAACTTCATTGGGGATTGGCAGGTGATGGGTCTTTAGTCTTCTCCAACCATTCCAATATCATCAAAGAAGCTTGTAGCAAATCTTATGGGCCCTTTCCTCCAG GGTGTATATTCAGAAATGGAAGTGGACTGTTAAGCTTtgatcatccattgaataaggTAAGAGCAATAACACACAAAGATGATGACTTTGAAAACATCTGTGGAGTGAGTTTTCAGGTGGACTTGTACACTCGAATCCCAAGCATTCCACGTTCCGGCAGTGCTTCTAACTGGGCCGATCAGGAATCACCACCACCGCATGATCACCACGATCACGATGATCAGATCGAATTAGACTTCATTTCTTAA
- the LOC133029186 gene encoding uncharacterized protein LOC133029186, which translates to MWYYFFSLLCLVTHHNHNSLSITYSLLGSCNNHPATTTITISTHHHHHHHHHNGGGDDDSDQTALIKPNDVNIAGEISNILPPMPFQPPMPPMPPIPPMPPIPPIPAIPPIPPVMSLPQSPIVIGTRIGFDGTTIEGGATIEGGNDYAPPQGGNGYVPPQGGVTIWGGSGNGYAPPQGGATIWGGNGYAPP; encoded by the coding sequence ATGTGGTACTACTTCTTTAGCCTTCTTTGCCTTGTTACTCATCACAACCACAATAGCCTTTCAATCACTTATTCTTTGCTCGGCTCGTGTAATAATCACCCCGCAACAACTACTATTACTATCTCGACTCATCATCACCACCACCATCATCACCACAATGGTGGTGGTGATGATGACAGTGATCAAACAGCTCTAATAAAGCCGAATGATGTAAACATCGCAGGAGAAATCTCAAATATACTGCCACCTATGCCATTTCAACCACCTATGCCGCCTATGCCGCCTATACCACCTATGCCTCCGATCCCACCGATTCCAGCAATCCCACCAATACCTCCGGTGATGTCATTGCCGCAATCACCAATTGTTATTGGAACCAGAATTGGTTTCGATGGTACCACCATTGAGGGTGGTGCCACCATAGAGGGCGGTAATGACTATGCTCCTCCTCAGGGTGGTAACGGCTATGTTCCTCCTCAGGGTGGTGTCACCATATGGGGCGGTAGCGGTAATGGCTATGCTCCTCCTCAAGGTGGCGCTACCATATGGGGCGGTAACGGCTATGCTCCTCCTTAA